The segment ATGAACGAATCAATTTTTTTGTATCTTAACTCGTTTGCATTTCAATACGAATGGCTTGATCAAGTCATTTTCTTCATCGCGGAGTATCTCGGATGGGTGCTCCTCGCGATGCTCTTTACTTTTCTCTTTACCCACACCCACACAAAGAAAGAAGGTATAAAAAACATCTTGGTTGTTTTGAGCGCCGCAACTCTGGCATGGGTGCTTGCGCATGTTGTTAAGTATTTTTATGTAAGCCCCCGACCTTTCATCACGCTTCTTGACGCCCGCGTGATCTTTGAGAATGGGAGCGGGCTTGACTCGTTTCCGTCGGGGCATGCCACATTTTTTGCGGCGCTCGCCACCGCAGTATTTTTTTACCACAGAGGACTGGGAGCACTCTATCTCTTCGGCGCGCTTTTGATCGGTATCGCGCGGGTCATGGCCGGAGTGCATTGGCCATTTGATGTATTGGCAGGGTGGGCACTGGGAGCCTTTATAGGGGCTTTTTCGTACTTTTTGTACCACAGGGTCCGTAGGATAAACCGTTAAAAACTACGGTTGATAATTATCGGAGAATCTGTATACTTGGCGTATTATGTGGCAAATAAGGCTTACAGCGCTTATATTACTCCTCGGCGGTCTTGGAATCGGCTACTTTGATTATGCCTCCCAAGTAAACCCTGATGCGCGATTTCCCTTCAGATTAGGGCTGGACCTTTCGGGTGGCACCCATTTGGTGTATCGCGCCGACACTTCGGCATTGGAAAATGCGGATGTCGCGAATTCCATGGATGCGCTCCGCGACGTGATCGAGCGACGCGTCAACTTATTCGGCGTGTCAGAACCACTCGTGCAATTGGAGGAAACATCCGCTCTTATCAGCGGACAGAAGGAGCACCGATTGGTCGTGGAACTTCCCGGGGTAACCGATGTGGATGCGGCAATTGCCATGATCGGTCAAACGCCCCTGCTTGAATTCAAACTGGAGCGTCCGCAAGAAGAGGTGCAACCGATCATAGACGCGTATAAAGAAGCGCAGGCGGCGCTCGCCGAAGGGCGCGAAGTGGCAGAGAACCCGCTTTTGAATGAAGATATTTATACCGATACGGGATTAACCGGGCGCCTCCTGGATCGCGCTCAACTTGAGTTTGACGCCAATACCGGCGAGCCGCTCGTTTCCCTCGTGTTCAATAGCGAGGGGGCGGACTTATTTGCGAAGATCACCAGAGAGAATGTGGGCAAGACCCTTGCGATCTATTTGGACGGGTCACCGATCTCTACTCCGGTTATCCGTGAGGAGATCACCGGCGGACGCGCCCAGATCAGCGGCAGTATGACGCCTGTGGAGGCGAAAACACTTGTCGGGCGTCTCAACTCAGGCGCATTGCCGGTGCCGATAGAGCTTTTAACAACGCAGACGATCGGGCCATCACTTGGACACGAAGCATTCGTGGCAAGCATCAATGCGGGAATCTGGGGCATTGCTGTAGTCGCCCTCTTCCTCATCTTCTGGTATCGTTTGCCGGGCGTTCTTGCCGTAGTCGCACTCGGATGTTACGTGGTCATCATGTTGGCACTCTTCAAGGTGATTCCGGTGACGCTTTCATCGGCCGGCATCGCGGGTTTTATACTTTCTATAGGCATGGCAGTGGACGCGAACATTCTTATCTTTGAACGCATGAAAGAAGAGATGCGCCGGGGAAAGAAAATTCCCGAGGCGATGAAAGAAGGCTTCGCGCGCGCGTGGCTTTCCATTCGCGACAGTAACATCTCAAGCATCATTTCCGCCGTCATTCTCTTTTGGTTCGGCACCTCGTTGGTGAAAGGGTTCGCATTGACCCTCTTGATCGGTGTTCTTGTCAGTATGATAAGCGCCATTAGCATCACGCGTACGCTCTTGTTTGCCATTGAGACAAAGAAAGCGGGGGAAGAAGGCGCGATGAAGAGATTTTTATTCGGTTCGGGGATCAGATAATTCTTTTGAATTTTAATATCATGTTTATCGTACGCTATAAATCAATATTTTTCGCACTCTCGGCCATACTTCTGAGCGCGTCTCTTTTTGCCATACTTTTTTTCGGACTTAATTTAGGCATTGATTTCAAGGGCGGCGCTCTTATTGAAGTTTCATATCCCAATGGCAGACCTGAAGTCCAGACGATAGAGGAGGGGATAAAAAGTATCGGACTTGGCAATACCATTATCCAGCCGGGGGGAGACAACGGTATCATCCTGCGCACAAAAGACCTTTCGGGGCAGGAACGAATGGAGGTTTTAAATGCGCTTTCTCTCGGTGGCACGACGGTGTTTGAAGAAGAGCGTTTCACCTCCATCGGTCC is part of the Patescibacteria group bacterium genome and harbors:
- a CDS encoding phosphatase PAP2 family protein; protein product: MNESIFLYLNSFAFQYEWLDQVIFFIAEYLGWVLLAMLFTFLFTHTHTKKEGIKNILVVLSAATLAWVLAHVVKYFYVSPRPFITLLDARVIFENGSGLDSFPSGHATFFAALATAVFFYHRGLGALYLFGALLIGIARVMAGVHWPFDVLAGWALGAFIGAFSYFLYHRVRRINR
- the secD gene encoding protein translocase subunit SecD codes for the protein MWQIRLTALILLLGGLGIGYFDYASQVNPDARFPFRLGLDLSGGTHLVYRADTSALENADVANSMDALRDVIERRVNLFGVSEPLVQLEETSALISGQKEHRLVVELPGVTDVDAAIAMIGQTPLLEFKLERPQEEVQPIIDAYKEAQAALAEGREVAENPLLNEDIYTDTGLTGRLLDRAQLEFDANTGEPLVSLVFNSEGADLFAKITRENVGKTLAIYLDGSPISTPVIREEITGGRAQISGSMTPVEAKTLVGRLNSGALPVPIELLTTQTIGPSLGHEAFVASINAGIWGIAVVALFLIFWYRLPGVLAVVALGCYVVIMLALFKVIPVTLSSAGIAGFILSIGMAVDANILIFERMKEEMRRGKKIPEAMKEGFARAWLSIRDSNISSIISAVILFWFGTSLVKGFALTLLIGVLVSMISAISITRTLLFAIETKKAGEEGAMKRFLFGSGIR